One window of Candidatus Binataceae bacterium genomic DNA carries:
- a CDS encoding MFS transporter, with product MKKYESGAWLVMSGLLATLILVVSPNLTMVSVFMTPLIRYFHWSHADVGHLAFAAGIAGGLVSPLVGWLLDRIGARWLIAAGVAIMGVSYLVASHSQSLGAMTLAWGVVGIGAAVAGLIPIMVVAINWFGGRRGFAGGVIMFGMGVGMALPPPILTYLIAHHGWRVAMRWMAVPALAIAVPYVLAVMRTRPKVAQARNTSEEVASLPGLEVGAALCSSAFWLCLIADFIWSSGFSASLTHSITYMIGLGFKPSHAALIYSAQTMGTALCTVPFGILADRIGVRRVLALAFLLVGIGSAALVGFSSTVAEPYLLPVYILCWGAPCGTVFALLPVLMAETLGLRRLGTLVGIKGFSTAVALATGPVWSGKLFDITGSYVLPYEIATIAILANFVIILMVRPARGYDQVPLREEKSGLVAAAQA from the coding sequence ATGAAAAAGTACGAATCAGGGGCCTGGCTGGTGATGTCGGGCCTGCTCGCCACCCTGATCTTGGTAGTGAGCCCCAACCTGACCATGGTCAGCGTTTTCATGACTCCGCTCATCCGCTACTTCCATTGGTCTCACGCTGACGTCGGCCATCTCGCCTTTGCCGCCGGAATCGCCGGCGGCCTGGTTTCTCCGCTGGTGGGCTGGTTGCTCGACCGTATCGGCGCACGTTGGCTCATCGCGGCCGGTGTGGCGATCATGGGCGTCAGCTACCTGGTGGCCAGTCACTCCCAGTCTCTGGGCGCCATGACTCTGGCCTGGGGGGTGGTTGGGATTGGGGCGGCGGTGGCGGGACTGATCCCGATCATGGTGGTGGCGATTAACTGGTTTGGCGGGCGACGCGGCTTCGCCGGTGGCGTGATTATGTTTGGAATGGGGGTGGGAATGGCGCTACCACCGCCGATTCTGACCTATCTTATTGCCCATCATGGCTGGCGCGTGGCGATGCGCTGGATGGCGGTGCCGGCATTGGCGATCGCGGTACCTTATGTGTTAGCGGTGATGCGCACGCGGCCCAAGGTCGCGCAGGCCCGCAATACCAGTGAGGAAGTCGCCTCGCTGCCGGGCCTGGAGGTGGGTGCCGCCTTGTGCTCCTCGGCCTTCTGGCTTTGCTTGATCGCCGATTTTATCTGGAGCAGCGGTTTTTCCGCCTCACTCACCCATTCAATCACTTACATGATTGGGTTGGGCTTTAAACCCTCCCACGCCGCGTTGATTTACAGCGCCCAAACCATGGGTACCGCACTGTGCACCGTACCTTTCGGTATCCTGGCCGATCGGATCGGAGTGCGCCGAGTGCTGGCGCTGGCTTTCCTGCTGGTGGGGATCGGTAGTGCGGCTTTGGTCGGTTTCAGTTCGACGGTCGCCGAGCCCTATCTGCTGCCCGTATATATTCTATGTTGGGGCGCGCCTTGCGGAACGGTGTTCGCGCTCCTGCCGGTTCTGATGGCCGAGACGCTGGGCCTGCGCCGCTTGGGCACGCTGGTAGGTATCAAGGGCTTCAGCACCGCGGTTGCGCTAGCCACTGGCCCGGTGTGGTCGGGCAAGTTATTCGATATTACGGGTAGTTACGTGCTGCCTTACGAGATCGCGACCATTGCGATTTTGGCCAACTTTGTGATCATCCTGATGGTTCGGCCTGCTCGGGGTTACGATCAAGTACCGCTCCGCGAGGAAAAGTCGGGCTTGGTGGCAGCCGCCCAAGCCTAG
- a CDS encoding alpha-hydroxy acid oxidase, with the protein MAVESAGERFQTLHEFIAVAHSNLTRNIWDYLVGGTETETTLARNRQALDSLALRPRVLCDVADIDLSVTLLGKRLRIPVLCAPVGSLEVFEANGAATVAAAADSFGIGMLLSSVSQPGLEATAAAGGDALKIFQLYVRGDSAWVDDYFRRAIDAGYDALCLTVDSAYYSRRERDLAKRFFRWRGAMEGRTYQPRVTWRDVDRYKSKFKLPLVLKGIASAEDAALAIEHGVEIVYVSNHGGRQLDHGQGTMEILPEVVAAVGGRARIVVDGGISRGTDIVKALALGADAVGIGRLYVYGLAAAGAGGVVRVLELLEEELRLAMGLLGVTRPAALTPAYLRAASPTTAPGVHSAFPLLTLPPWRY; encoded by the coding sequence GTGGCAGTCGAATCAGCGGGGGAGCGCTTTCAGACCTTGCACGAATTTATCGCAGTTGCCCATAGCAACTTGACCCGCAACATCTGGGATTACCTGGTTGGTGGCACTGAAACCGAAACCACCCTGGCCCGCAACCGCCAAGCGCTGGACTCGTTGGCTTTGCGCCCGCGTGTGCTCTGCGACGTAGCCGACATCGATTTATCGGTTACCCTGCTGGGCAAGCGCCTGCGCATCCCCGTGCTGTGCGCGCCGGTAGGCTCGCTGGAAGTTTTCGAGGCTAATGGCGCAGCCACGGTGGCGGCGGCCGCCGACAGCTTCGGAATCGGCATGCTTCTTAGTTCGGTTTCGCAACCAGGTCTTGAAGCTACTGCCGCCGCTGGTGGCGATGCGCTCAAAATCTTTCAACTCTACGTGCGCGGCGATAGTGCCTGGGTGGACGATTATTTTCGGCGCGCCATCGACGCCGGCTACGATGCCCTCTGCCTGACCGTGGACTCGGCCTATTACAGCCGGCGCGAGCGGGATCTGGCCAAGCGCTTTTTCCGCTGGCGCGGCGCGATGGAGGGCCGCACCTATCAGCCACGCGTGACCTGGCGCGATGTCGATCGCTACAAGTCCAAGTTCAAGCTACCCTTGGTACTGAAGGGTATCGCCTCCGCCGAAGACGCCGCCCTGGCGATCGAGCACGGCGTCGAAATAGTTTACGTCTCCAATCATGGCGGCCGCCAACTCGATCACGGTCAGGGTACGATGGAAATTCTGCCCGAGGTGGTGGCGGCAGTCGGCGGCCGCGCACGCATCGTGGTGGACGGCGGGATCAGTCGCGGTACCGATATCGTCAAGGCCTTGGCCCTGGGCGCCGACGCAGTCGGCATCGGCCGGCTCTATGTTTACGGCCTAGCCGCCGCCGGTGCCGGCGGCGTAGTGAGGGTACTCGAACTGCTGGAGGAAGAATTGCGCTTGGCGATGGGGCTGCTGGGCGTGACCCGGCCGGCCGCGCTCACTCCGGCCTATCTGCGCGCAGCCTCTCCGACCACTGCCCCCGGTGTGCACAGCGCCTTCCCTCTGCTTACTCTACCCCCCTGGCGCTACTGA